Proteins from a single region of Schistocerca cancellata isolate TAMUIC-IGC-003103 unplaced genomic scaffold, iqSchCanc2.1 HiC_scaffold_1100, whole genome shotgun sequence:
- the LOC126154639 gene encoding uncharacterized protein LOC126154639 — protein MRPPLVSKAARAQPDVCFGIRNVKVYNVPFECPNEAIARKLGEFGTVLSVENDVWPAGFRPAQLPREAADTSTYAGALVGPPSITPPDRPVSAAPAAEAPVSDNVTPPTVVVPPVVSEQSLPADHTPREVRIADLPAVSVSDVPVPETSEMLVASPRPISVPAPPTDKRKLPSQPGPSTAGEADASGAESEVSQASTQSAPADPKPKRKRSKKRSKTAPTEGVDVTFDQAVEGLTDTLVQERRDAPFVHGPPVSVPTAPASRPVPDAAPAPSDTMQWSDDVEEDHFF, from the exons atgcgtcctccgctagtgtcgaaggctgcacgcgcccagccggACGTGT GCTTCGGCATTCGAAATGTGAAAGTTTATAATGTTCCGTTCGAATGCCCAAATGAGGCCATTGCTCGTAAACTCGGAGAATTTGGCACCGTGCTTAGTGTGGAGAATGATGTGTGGCCTGCAGGATTTAG GCCGGCTCAGCTGCCGCGCGAAGCTGCTGATACCTCCACGTATGCGGGCGCGTTGGTTGGACCCCCCTCGATCACCCCGCCCGACCGACCGGTTTCTGCCGCTCCTGCAGCTGAGGCTCCTGTGTCTGACAATGTGACTCCGCCCACAGTTGTCGTTCCCCCGGTTGTGTCAGAACAAAGTTTACCTGCCGATCACACCCCTCGCGAGGTCCGTATTGCTGATTTGCCAGCCGTCAGTGTTTCGGACGTGCCCGTTCCGGAGACTTCTGAAATGTTGGTCGCGTCACCACGGCCGATTTCAGTCCCCGCCCCGCCGACAGACAAGCGGAAATTGCCGTCACAGCCGGGCCCGTCCACCGCCGGCGAGGCGGATGCTAGCGGTGCCGAAAGTGAGGTGTCCCAAGCTTCCACTCAGTCCGCCCCTGCCGATCCAAAACCGAAGCGTAAAAGGTCAAAGAAGCGTTCGAAAACGGCGCCCACTGAGGGCGTCGACGTCACCTTCGACCAGGCGGTTGAGGGACTGACGGATACTTTGGTCCAAGAGCGTCGCGACGCACCTTTCGTACACGGTCCACCTGTGTCGGTGCCCACCGCCCCCGCTTCCCGGCCCGTTCCGGACGCCGCACCTGCTCCTTCGGACACCATGCAGTGGTCTGATGATGTGGAGGAGGATCACTTTTTCTAG